In Erpetoichthys calabaricus chromosome 11, fErpCal1.3, whole genome shotgun sequence, the DNA window ATGAGGAAGTTGTAcctatttaaatataaacctggcaGTACCCCAGGTACATCACCAGCATACCTCAGAGGCACTTCCAGGCCTAATGAATAAGAATGGGAAAGATGGCCAACAAGAGTTCCCTCCAGTTGCTCTGGAGGTCCCAAATATGGCTGCCCACTTAAACTACACTTTCCACAATGCTCTGCAAGAGTCTAAGCCAAGAGCTTTGTTGCCACTCAATAGACTGAGGAAACATGTTGCTCTGACAGGCAGTTTTCCTTAGCCCTTCCATTATTTTGGCTTCCCATCCAGGAATAAACACCTGCCAGATTGCCAGCACAATCACATCTTCCTTCATGCCAGTTCAGGGCCTGCAAGCAAAAGCAGGAGCCAGTCTTATATTGGGCACTAGTATCTCATAGGATGCACCCAGACCCACGCTTGCTCATGATAGGCCAGTTTACAGATGACAATTTAACAAACAACACTTTTTTGCGATGAAAtctagaaactttgggaaaacccAATTTGGAAAAGGAGACAGCATTCAAATCCCAAACAGTAACCAAGCTGGGATGTCAACCCAGGTCTATGGAGctgtgaaacagcagcactaTAATCATTGCATCATTGTGATTTTTTGACCTTTTCCTGATTTTCATTGCCCTTTGGATCACAGGCTCTGAGTCTTAAAACTTTTCActgatgcttttttttcaatcccTTAAGCATTTCTGCTCTTTTGTGTGAGACTTCCCTTTGGGCATATAAACTTCCTACAATGAACTCCTTCCTCCTGGAGTTTGTTGACACCTGCTTGGTGATTGCAAAGTGGCCAAGTGAGCATTCATTCGAGTGTCCCTGCATAACTATTAAAGGGATTGTCTCTGATATGTGCTACTGTGACTGGCAGAGGATCTCTGTGGCCCTGAGAAGGAGTAAGCATGTGGAGAAAATGGATGAACGTTCCTTTGTTAAAAGCAATTTCAAGTCTGCTATAGGTATTACATAAAGTAATACCCTTATGAAGCCTCCTCAttagtctttattttttaagtgaCCCTCTTCACCTTTACCATTTGTCATTGAGACACTGATCACCACCTAAAAACCAGTAACTGAACAGTAGCTCACATGTTTTCAGCATGGCCAGCCTCCTCCCACCCTCCCTGGCACCCACTTTTATAATAAACTGCACACACCAAGTAAAGCTCAACAACTTTATTCAGGTTACAAGTGTACACATTTCATTAAATCGTACATTTCTCTCAAACCCATGACTGTGAGCCAATCCCACATGTGCAGTTTAGCTGCTCCCACTAAGGGTGTGCTTGTCAAACAGGTATTCGGCAAGGCCATTGTGTGGTGCCCCCATCCTCTGAAGGTTGGTGATGTAGTCGCCCAGCTTCTTCATGGCTTCCACCTGCTCATTCAGGTAGTGTGTCTCCAGGAAATCACAGAGCTGAGGGAAGGAAGAGACAAATTAGAACCATTAATGGCTATGATAGACAAGAGTCTGATTTTCACCCTGTAAGCATTTGGACTATTCTGCCACGCTTATTACTTACATGAGGGTCAACACGGCTAGAGGCAAGCTTATGCAGGTCCAGCAGGGCCTGGTTCACATTCTTCTCCAGCTGGAGGGCAGCCTGCATGGCATCCAGACCAGAACCCCACTCATCTTTGTCAGGCTTCTGCAGAGATAAACAGAAGAGTCATAAGGGGCAATCATGAAACCAGCCCTGAATTACTGGAAACAAGACATGTGAGGAAAGAGAGAGCCCTAACCTTGATATCTTGGAGAAAGATGCGGCCACCCCTCTTGTTCTGGAACTCCATGAACTTGTTGGCATGCTCTTGTTCCTCCTCACTCTGCTCTTTGAAGAACTTGGCAAAGCCTTCGAGAGCCACATCGTCCCGCTTGAAGTAGTGAGCCTGTGGAGAGGCATAGAGCAATGGTGAGAAAGATAGAGCAACCAGAGACAGAAACAGAAGAAGGACAAGCTCTTCTCTAAGTAAcaaacacactgacaaaaaaagaaagtagggTGCACAATTAAAGGTCACCTTATGGTCTCTAGATGATATTAATGACTTGTCTATGTATTTTCTTCTCTAAACATgtggtgattttttaaaaaatgaaaattaatcttGAAATCCATAACCTGGCACCATAACACAACACATCCAAAGCATCAAGCTCTTTAGACAACCTGATTTATCTGTGGGCTTCACATTTTCTGTGAATTTGTATGAAAAGAGCCAAAGTGGCAGCAAGTCCCCAGTACCGATATACCCCTGCCACTACCCCAGACTTACCATCGACAGGTAGGTGTGGAAGGCAAACATCTCCATGTTGATCATGCGGTTGATGGCGGCCTCACAGTCGCGGTCATAGTTCTGGCGGATCTGGGATGTCATGGTGGATATTTGAAGGTGAGTTCAGATGCAGCAAATTCAAAGGCTGAAGTTGGAGCACAAAGTGATCAGGACTCCGTTCAATCACTGTTGAAGCAAGAGCTCTGGATGAGTTGTCTGGGAGAAAACACAGATATTTATAGCGAGGCAGCTGCTGAGGCGAGGGCGGTCCTTCAGGTGTGCTGTCACACAAGCTGGCTGTTATGTGCACGGGCCTCCCCCACTGCTCTTCTCATTATCTGTTCTCCATTGCAATTGTGTAACTTGAGAACAGACCAGGGAGTGTGAGGCAAGCTAGGAAAAGCAGCCTGTGGCTTGTGTTCCTCcttaatacaaattattgtcaCAAGACCCATTGAGGATTGGGAGAGGCAGAGAGAGGAGGTAAACTAAGCATGACTCAGcaagaaggaaaaaacaaaagtgaggagGGACAAAAAGTTTACACAAACTCACAACGCTGCATGACACATGACAACTGTAACTGCAGTTGTTCATCACCTCAGCATCTCTTTACCTTAAGCTTCTTATAATGACCAAGTGTGGCCTTCAAAGTCCAGCATTAACcgcaaattttgttttgtttgggaaATGAAACTTTCCATTTTGTCATCTTAACCATGACTCATCATCAGTTACGCCATCCGAGAATTGTGCACTCCGTCTGTAGTTTAGTCCCAACACTTTAAATATCAAAGATAAAGAGAATAGCCTTTAATTTTTAGATCTAAATTTTATTTGGATAAGTGCATGTATAAAGCAGCATCACTCTGAAACAAAAAATACCCTCTTTGATTGCAAATGAACAGTgtttccacaaaatgcaaaaatagggGACATCAATTCAACTATTTACCTGACACCAGATCTACTTCATCAAGATCTGGGTTGAGGAAGGCCAAAAAGTATTCTGGCACAATCAGAAGCCCAGGTTGGATGaggtaccagcccaccacagggcagtAGGCTAATATAGAGTTGTTAACCTAGTCtgtgcatctttgggatgtgggagagaaACTGGAGGAACTacaggaaatccacacagacacagtgagACTCTAAACAGAAGGTGGCCCAgctgagattcaaacccagaactTTGCCACTGTGAGATGAGGTGGCTCCAATAACCACTTGTGCTATCCTGCAGAGATTACAACCAATACAAATGAATGGCTTTTGTCACATTGTTTTAATAACTCTCTACCAGCGTTTTATAAAACAGGTTTGctaatgttatgttttaatgttaaatgaTGTGCCATTCCAGATCTACCTCCTATCTCGTGTTGCTTGACTAGGGCCTGCTTCCTGTAACCCTAAATCTCTAAGAAGCAAGCAGACAGATGATTTAATCATCATAATTAGTGTACCTTACAAAATGAATACCTTCCTGTGTTTTGTCTGTGACCCATCTGTCTAATTCTATGCCTTTGTAGCTTTGGGAGACACCCAGAATGCTGCAGTTAACGTATCGTCTCTTCCATCGTAATTCATTGTTTCTTTTGTCTGTGGAGCAGTGAAGCTCCCTTAGTTGGGGCCCACTGATTGACCCCTGTGAGAATGATACTTTAGAAAACGAATAAAGAATGCAATTTTCCAATGGGGGGTGGTTCTGGGGGTGCAATCAGCTGCCCTGTTGAGGGGTTTCACTGCAGACAGCTGTTCGGAATTCATCAGGTTCTCCCAAATAAGTGAAGCAGCTGGTGTGCTGTTTTTTCCCCTGTTCGCCTCTGCTTTCTGAGTTGTGTAAACACTGTGCAGGATTGTTATCTGTTGTGCACAGACTGCCTACTCATGTTTTATCTGCACCTGGAATAAGGTCAAAACAAGGATTTGCTCTTAAAATTATGCATTAATTTCCAATAGGCTCATACAAGGGAAAGGTGACACAGGCAAATCTCTTGgaataaaagaatagaaaaaactAAGCCTTCTGCACCTCTGGCTTTCCTTTCTGCAGTAGTTTCAGTTCTTATCAACTTGGTGGGATAGCTCATCCACTTGCCTACCTAGCTAGTTCCACTGATTCACTTTATCTTCTTACCTCCCTTCTCTTTATCTCTCACAAGCAGTCCTGTCTTTATCTAGCCAATCTACCCAATGAGCCTCCATCCTAAATGTGGTCTCAATGTTTAAAGTATCCAAAAGTGCGGGCACATTTTAGACCCCCTACAGTGTTCCTTTTTGAGTCAAGGGTGTATAAAGGTAACTCCCTTTGGTGGCAGGGACAACAAGCTAGTCTCCGGTGTTTCTCCATCTCTGTGTACCCTTTAAGGATCAGGGTCTTATACTCAGCCTCCAAAATGCATGCTGTATTCAATAGGTAACACAGTGTTCTCTTTTTAAATAGcaagtactgtatgtgttgtgTGTTTGGGAAAACCCAATTGTTTCACTCTTAATGGGGATACTAGTTATTTTTCTTTCCTAGTAGATAATAACCTTTAGGCTTAGTGGTTCCTAAAATTTCCTACACCTATAGATGTTTTACTTCACTTGTGAACATGGTCTGCTACTTTCTAGGAATCCCCCTGGACAGGTGGATATGTGTTCTCTTATCTTTAGAGGCTTCATTAAGCACATAATCCTCTCATGGGCTAAATTGGTAGTACCCTTGACTATGCCAACAGCTTACAGTACATTCATTCACTCTGAATTTACTTTTTTGCTGCTTTCTCCCATAGGTCCAGGTGCAAGATAGGAACCCAGCTTGAATGCCAGTTTACCAAGGGACACATGCCAGCAGGATTACACTCACAGCGAAGTAACTTCAGGCAATCTGTTGACCTGGCCTATTGTCTTTGTGAGAGAAGACTGGACTCAGTGGAGAAATCCCACAAAGGCATGGAaagatgtctatctatctatctatcacatgggGAGATGCTTCACTGAAGGCCCTCTACACAAGGCTGAACCTGGTCTATGTatctttctatctgtctgtcgaTGACATATGGAGATATTTCTCTGAAGTCCCTCTACCACAATGTTCAacaagattgattgattgaatctAATCTAagcagacagtgtggtgtagtggttaaggctttggacttcaaaccccgaggttgtgggttcaaattccactcctgacactgtgtgaccatgagcaagtcagttgacctgcctgtgctcccatTGGAAAACCAGTAGATGATTAGTccaattttctgtgctgtggtgtgctgagctggaagcatcacttcaagagaggtccacagaatcaacaagctaattataaagggcaaactcagttatACAACACACTCCGGTAGTAGAgagggagagaattaaaacaaaactgagtgctgttATGATCAATGCTgctcattctctctctgacacactaacactgagtagttACGGACAAAAAGTTACtcagcagacgtgtgtcaagaaacgctactggggcttctttataccaaatGCAATATGCCTACATAATGTCTCACTGGGTCTGGGACTGCCAATgtgaaagttttctttcttttttttttctttcttgttagtcTGTTGTTTGTTtggaccatagtgtgtgtgtatatatttgtaaccaattgtaccgtaaatgttgtaagttgtcttggataaaggtgtcagccaaataagtaaatgtaaatctatTGACAGGTAGCTAGCTAAAGTGCATGAAAGTAAATTGGAGAAACTGTGTAAAACATTTCCAAAGCAATTAAAGTTAATATAATGGAAAAATAATATCACTCATGCAACCTACACTTTATCTGATGTGTGGTGATTAGCATCAAGCCATGTGTTTTTCATTGCAGGGCTAAAGCTCAGCATTTTATTGAAATGACTTTGCAGTTTTGACAACATAGCACTCTACCATCTCTTCAGTAATTCACAGTTATAATAAATGATTCCTATGGGCCTGTAAAAAAATGACTTGTTGAATATAAAACTTCCAGTTCTCTCCTGGAGCGACTGTTCTTTAGGTGCTataggcaaaaataaaaacacatttgtattGAACAAGATGGAGGTGAAGATTAAATACTTCTGATTTGTATAACATGACATACATAATTGTGAACTCATTAAGTATTTGATGTACAAAGTATAACTTATGTTAAAAAAGTAATTAGAAGTATACATAGTGACCTTGCTAACCTGCCTGATGACACCATCACCTCACCACTGCTGAATCACTACACTTATTCCAGTCCTGAGTCAGCAGCAGTGTGCACAGGCATTTATTTTCAAGGTCGTTTATTACATGAGTGGCCAGTTGCACTGGATTATGTCAACACTCCCAGAAATCTGACACTTTAGCTCCATGCCTAGCAAGAAACGTTTTCCTAAGAGAGTAGTTTCATCAGCTCACAAACGTCTCCGGGAAACGCCTGTTCTTTGGGATTTAGAGAAAGCAGTAAGCAGTAAGAAACTGCTGATAAATGGCACTCCCAGTGGAGAGTGTCTGTAATTGCGGTGCAAAGTTGCATCAGGCTCCATAGTTTCTGACCTTCAGGTGGCATTCACTGCCAAGGAGATATCAGCTAAttcaaagtgaaaaagaaattttaTGAGACCAAGCTATGCACTTTCCTAGAAAAAGACAATTAAATCAAGTATTAAAAGATACTAATAATGTTGATATATACACTAATGgtttttggaagaaaatgaaaCATGGATAGCAAAATAAACACTTGCTTCCTCTCAGCTGCAGGGACATATATCAAAATCTCTGCCTGTTCACAATCTATGTGGAGACTGAAAATTCTCCTTCTGTGTGCAGGGGCTTTGTAAGGATAGTCCAGTTTCCACCCATAACACAAAGAGACGAGCATTAGGTTAGTTTGTGACTACATTTGCCCCTTATGAGTTGGAGCAAGAGTGTCTTGTGATACTCTGGTATCTTGGCCAGGGCTTATCCAGCCTTGCAGTCTTTTCTAAAGAAGTAAACCCTAAAATAGAAAAATCCAGTCTTTGAAACCAGCTGATATACA includes these proteins:
- the LOC114660686 gene encoding ferritin, middle subunit-like, whose product is MTSQIRQNYDRDCEAAINRMINMEMFAFHTYLSMAHYFKRDDVALEGFAKFFKEQSEEEQEHANKFMEFQNKRGGRIFLQDIKKPDKDEWGSGLDAMQAALQLEKNVNQALLDLHKLASSRVDPHLCDFLETHYLNEQVEAMKKLGDYITNLQRMGAPHNGLAEYLFDKHTLSGSS